The following DNA comes from Brassica oleracea var. oleracea cultivar TO1000 chromosome C5, BOL, whole genome shotgun sequence.
TTTAAGTAAAGGAACAAAAACAAATCTTTTCTATTAGATAGCAAAAAACCAAGGAAAATGAAAACTTATTTATATAAAAATGTGACTAAAAGACAAAAATCTGAAGAAAAAAACGTTCACTTGTGTCGAACATGGGTTGCATGGGGCACCCTTAAACCTTTTAAACCATCAGAACTGAAAACTTCTGTCCGTATCTTTGTTTGCATGAGATATTTTTATCTATAGTATTATTTATGAAGTGATTTTGCTGATTTGTCACATTCTCTATGATTTTAGCTAATTTTGCTTATTTGTTATATTATTGTTAATTTTTTGCTTAAATATTTAATTTATTAATTTAAATAATATAAATATTTCTAAATTTTTAATTAATTTATTAATTTAAATAGTATACTATTTCAAAATTTCTAACTTGAATTATAATTATTTTAACTTCCACATGTTTCTTATTAGTTTTTAGCTTAAATCATTAATTTATTCAATTAAATAATATAATTATCTCGAAATTTATAATTGGAACTAAAATTATAATTGTTTTAACTTTCACAAGTGAAGACCAATTCTTGTTTTCATGTAATGTAAGATGTTTTAAATTTTATAGTTTCATTTTTTTCATTCATTCCAAGTTGTATTGGTTATAGTTTTTTTCATCCTCTAGGTATAGTGTTTTCTGGTTGTTTCAATTACTTGCGTTATCTTCATGATATTACTTTCATTTTGATGTGAACGTTCTCTTTTCAGTGGTTCAATCATTTTGTGCAGATCAAACAATATTTTTTTGTCAAACAATATTATTGGTGGAGTTGTTTGCATTAACGGTTATATGAACAACATCAAAGCTTAATTCTCTCTTTAGCTTTAGATCCTTTTTTTGGGTTCTTGACATCTATATTTATGTACTTTCGATATTTATTTTCTGTTTAGTTGGGCTTTTTTGTTTTTCTTTCTTTCATTGAGTTTAAAAGACTAGGAAGCAAATCGGTTTTATTACATGTTCTAAATTATTTAATGGCAGTTATTTCACTTATATGTTTTATTACTATTTAATTTATAAGAAAACTTATGCTTTGATATTAAGTTTAGAGAGTTGCTTATGTAATCATGTTACGAACATGCGTTTAATGGTTTAATCTCTAAAGCGGCTAAAGTAGATATATTTTTAATGAATAATTAGATTTATCATTATATAATTAACTATAATAATAATAAAATAATCATAATCTATTTTTTTGTTTATTAAATGTAAACTTATGAAATATTTCGATAACTCAATATATATATTTATGAAGTAAACCAATGAAATATTATCATTATCTCAATTTGTTTTTTTTAAGTTTTTTTCTAAATTATCATCGAACTTTATTTTTTATTTTATTTTTACTTGGATTTGTGTGTTTCAATGTTTGTTGGTAATTTAATACATTTTCCTGGTTCAAAAATACAAAGTAGATTAAGAGATACCAAAAGTTCACATTCTTCGTTGTCCAAAAAAGAAGTTAACATTCTTATTTTACTTTGTTACGTGTAATATTTGATATGTAATTATGCTCTCGTTGTTTCATATTTTTATAGCTTTCCTTTGTACTAAGAAGATGTAGACCGAGATAAAAATTAAAGAAAACTAAAATGATTAAAAATATAAAGAATAAGTTATTATCATGTTTAAATCATAAGAAATATATTAATAACTATTAGTAAAACGATTATGTCCGCATGTGCTGACAAAACACCTAGTATGTTAGTACGTGGCATGTGCCACACCTCCTCAGAAGGTGGGTCCACCCCTGTACATGCATATTGAACATTTTAATTTGATGGGTTAATAGGGATGTTCTGTTCCAGAGGACAGCCGGTCATGCTTAAATCATCAGCCTTGCCAAATGTTCGCATAACTTTTGTATAAAAACTAAACATTCCATTTACGTAGAACCTTTTTCATGGATTGATGCCAAGTTTTTTTGACGAAATTTTTCCCATGTTCGAGATTGCGCTAGGCGTGAGTCGGGCGGAAGGTCTACGCCTAGCGAGTTGTCAAATAATCGGAGAGTAATCGGAGAGTAATCGGAGAGTAATTTTTGTACTTTTTAACTTTAAATGTACATATATGTATATTAATATGTGTGCAAGTTAAACATAGAAACAACATAGTCTACTGGTTTGACACGCGGTTGATGCTTTGAGATGTCAAATGTTCGAAACTCCTGCAACGCGTCATTAAATTATTTTTAATGGTGGGTGCGATATGGAAATTTTTTTTAAAAACAAGTTACAATTGTCCCACATCGGTAAACTAAGAGGAGGAGAGGTTTTGAAGTCACATCGGTTAACGAAGTAAAAAATATTTATGGTCCGAATCGTTATTAATCGGATTTTTAAGCGATTAATCGGATTTTTACTCATTAAGTGACAATCCGAATAGTATCAGCGATTTGGTCAAAATCGCCTCGGCTGGCTCACGCCGAGCGCCTATTCGGGCGCCTAATCGGCTAAGCGTCCGCGTTTTAGAACATGGAATTTTCCTTTCGAGTTTGCCATCTTTATGCCGCCAAAGAGCAACAATTGCTTCACGATGGCTAGCGTCAAGTCGTGCCTTTTTTTTATTTCCTCGTCCACATTATTCAATAAACTTTTTGTGTGTTTTTTTCTTCGTCAATGACTATAGAATCTCGAATATGAATCACACACATAATATTAGTCTCTTATTAATTTGTCAATGCGTTAGAAAATCACCAAAACTAAAGCTCTCTCAAAACTCATAAGTTATACCACAATATCTCTTTACATATATGAACCTAACATATTTCATATTCCTTTTCCTAATCCTTTTACTTAACTATAATTCGGTAGATTAGGTCTTTAACTTATAACTCAAGTTTTTTTTTCTTTTAAGCTTAATCCAATAGACTTTTTGTAACCTCTTTTGCCATTGTATTTGCTAAGATACCTATATCAATGTAATCATGCACACCAAAAAATTCATCAGGACATAAAGGAGACCAAAAATCATGTTAAAAGGATGCTCTTCTACCACTTTTGATTTCAACTTTATGGAATGTCTTTGCTAACTCTATGTACTCTAATTTTTTTTTCCACATCCAAGGCTGATTTTGTGTTTGCATTACCGGATTAAAATTAAATCCTTCGAAATATATTTATCCAATTCACCCATAATAAAAACTGCATCGAAACAATCCATACGGCCATATACCTCCTTGGTTCTTTCAATGGTCTTTTTCCCAAAGCAATCTTTATATTTGACTTAATTAACATTCGTTCCCAGCGGTTCTAGACTTAACATGCATCCCTTATATATTAACCATAAATATTACAACATTATTTGTAACCACGTGTCATCAATATGATAATTCTTAAAATCTTTTAAAAAATTAGTTAGTCTATCCAAATATATATTATATTTTTTATTAAACCAAATATAAAATTGATTAGTAGTGTACACAAAAATATTCTCCTTTCTTTTCTTTAATAAAAATTACATAGTTACCTAATATGATTAACATATATATGACAATTAATGATTTCAAATAATAAAGATTTGATAACAGTTTTTGTATCTTTCATCACTTTGTTTAATTTCATATTCTTAAAATATACTAAACAATCACATTTAGAATTTTTTTAAAATGATTATAAATTACTAATATGGTTTAACGTCTCACATTAAAAAAATTGTGATCAATGGTTTAACTTTTTGTTATAACAAGATACAAATGATCATAAAATCATACGAATAAAAAGTTTCATTTAATAGATATTCAGATTAAATATACATATATATATATTTTAATATTATCAAAATTAAACCATATACCATATAAAATACATAAATATGTTAATTTCAAAATTTTCATTGCAAAAGTATTGAGACCTTGATAATTTAATTTTGAAATTTGCATTAAATTTTTAAAAACAATTATAAATTATTAAAAAGTATTAAAAATCTCATACTAAAAATTTTGTGATTAATGGTTTAATTTTTTTGTACAAAAATATACATAATTTGATAAAATTATATGAGTAAGAAACCTCAATTAATAAATATTCATATTAAAATATATTATATAATGCAAATATCTAAAATATGAAAAACTGATAACAAAATAAATTCATAAAAACTCATGACAACTGAACTAATCAGTTGAGAGTTGAATTGGGAACATCATCTTGTCTGCGCCCCCCTCCCCCGCTTATGCCCCTCTGAAATCGCCTATGCCTCTCTCCTTTTAATGAAATGCGAAATGACAAAGCTGGCCTTTTGAAAAAAATAAATAAGAAAAACATAAAATCGGGTGGAATTGATTTCAATTGGGTTTAGGAATTGGAATTTTGATATGGTTAAATCCACATCGGTTTGGTTGGGTATCGAATATTAAAAAAAATATAATTAAAAGGGGAGGAAATGGAAATTCCGATTGGAAATCCCACAGCTCCTCCTCCATCAATCCATCCCGGAGCTCAGCGTGGACTGATCTCTCCCGAAGCTTATCGACGGCGTAGAACAATCGTTTCCCGACGTCTAGCATTCCGTCAGTGCCGGTGGAGTAATTGGTAAGTTTTGATCTCTGGTTGGAATCAAACTCTTTCTCCAGTACATTGTAGTGGATTATAAATGGATTCGAATTAGGAGTAATGTTCAACGTCATTGATTCGTTTCTGGATCAATTGGTATGAAATGTATTTCAGTCGGTGAATGGCGGTGTATTGGCAGTAGAATGGGAGGTAGATCGATCCGCAGCTGAAACCTAATTCAATTTGTTCTAGACAATTGTAGTAAAGTTGTATTACTCGGAACAACTGGTAAAACTTTGGATAACTGAGAATACTGGGAAGAATTGGTAGAACGTTGGATAACTATATTCAGTTTGTTGAGTGTGTTCCATTTTTTTGGCAGGATACAATGAACAATCATGTCAGTATTCATTTTCAATTCAAAGAACGCATGTTTAGTATTATTGTGAAGACTTCAGTGAAGGATATGACTTTACCAATGATAGAAGAGAGGATGTATAAGAAGCTTGGGTTCGATGAACGTAAGGAAAAACTGAAAATCTGCTACATTCCGTTGGTGGTAGGATGTGAGTGAGCTTTAAATATTGATGATGATGAGGATCTTTTGATTTACCTAACGTTGACGGATAAAGAGAACCGAAGATGTCTTTTGGTTGTGAAGAGCAGTGGAAGACCAGAACTGGTTGATAAACTGTCGATTGTTGCAAAAGTTATGTTGGTATGAACTACGAACCTTTGGAGGCATTGGAGGATGAAATTGGACCTAATGCCATAACTTTGTACTTACAAGAGAAGAAAGGAAATAACGAGGGGAAGAATGATGATGATAAAAGATGAGATGATTATATGGAGAAGAATACACGTTTGGAGACTGACACTGGTATGGAGACTGATACTGGTTTGGTGACTGAAACTGGTATGGAGACCGGTGAAGAGACCGATACTGCTGCGGAGATCGATACCGCCGCCGGGACCGATACCGCTGTTCCAACCACTGATAAGTATGTTGAACAACCACCTTCCATAGAACCGCCTAAGTATATAGAGTAATGGGGTGATGGTCTGAGTTTGAGTAAGCATGAAGAGTTTCCAAGTAAGAAGACAATTCAGGAGATGGTCGATAGAGCTTCATTTAGTGAATGCTATCATTATCTCACCAAAAAGTCTGATCGTAGATGATTGGTGATATGATGTTCGTAAGCTAATTATAAATGGGGATTACGAGCTGCAAGGATTGGTGAGACCAAAATTTTCTCAGTTAGAAGCTACACGAAGATGCATACATGCTCTCGGGCTAGTCAAAGTACCAGCAACGACATGAGAAGAGGGTCAGCAGAACTAGTGTCTGGGTTTTTGAATGGAATACTCCAGAGAGTTGCAAACTCCAGTTCCAAAAGATATTAAGGGTCTTGTTAAGTTGAAACTTGGGGTCATTATATCGTACTCAACAGCGTTGCGCGGAAAGAATCTGGCGGTTTGTGAGACACGTGGTAGTCCGGAAGAGAGCTACACGATGATGTATAACTATTTGTACATGTTAGAGCAAGTGAATCCATGAACAAAAACCCGGCTGAAACTGGATGATGCATGTAAATTCAAGTACCTCTTCATAGCCTTGAGAGCTTGTATTGAAGGGTTTGCAGTCATGAGGAAAGTGATAGTTGTGGATGTGACATGGCTGAAGAACGGATATGGCGGTGTTCTAGTTTTCGCCAAAGCTCAAGATCCTAACCGTCACCATTATCTACTTGAGATTACAGTACTAGATGGAGAGAATCATGCTAGCTGGACTTGGTTTTTCGAGATGCTTAAAACTGCTATACCAGACTCTTCGGAACTGGTTTTCATGAGTGACATAAATCAAAGCTTGATCTTCGCTATAGCTAACGTGTTTCCACATGCTCACCATGGTCATTTTTTATGGCATTTGAAGGAAAATGTGAAAGGGCATGCTACTAACGTGAACAAGGAGACAGTTGGGCATAAATCCATGGAGTTGGGCAGATATTACACGTTGGCTGAGTTCAACTCACCTTACAATTTATTTAAGATAAGATATCCTTCGGCGCACAAGTATGTGGAGGAGCATACTGAAAATGACAAACGGGCAAGGGTTTTTTTCCCACGTGACATATACAACTTGGACACAAGCAACAATGTGGAATCAATGAACAACGTGTTTAAAGAGGCAAGGAGGT
Coding sequences within:
- the LOC106344879 gene encoding uncharacterized protein LOC106344879, which translates into the protein MRKVIVVDVTWLKNGYGGVLVFAKAQDPNRHHYLLEITVLDGENHASWTWFFEMLKTAIPDSSELVFMSDINQSLIFAIANVFPHAHHGHFLWHLKENVKGHATNVNKETVGHKSMELGRYYTLAEFNSPYNLFKIRYPSAHKYVEEHTENDKRARVFFPRDIYNLDTSNNVESMNNVFKEARRWALIPMLDCIIRTFSDWFNQHRKDDVSGSSDTKLVPLVENTCTIYGMLHERCLCGSLIVMTLSTRSPTLKGGCFRRTWLQKLVLCKVWDYEKFPCLHGLAAYIYSVRTLIAALAGGVIYI